The sequence AAAAACCCAGTTTTTTTCAAGAAATCAGTGTTATATGGTGATATTGGATTTTCAGAATCTTACTTAACGGGAGATTGGGAAACCGATTCCATTGAAAATGTAATCTCTTGGTTTATTTTGAATGTGGATGATAGTCCCAGTCTTTCCGGTGCTAAAAAGAAACTTTTTCACTTAGATTTATTCAATTTAGGCAATAAATTCCTGCATTTCCTGAGGAAAAACACCCTAACCGGAAGTAAAAAGAATATCGTAGAACATTATGATTTAGGGAACAAATTTTATAAATTGTTTCTTGATCCTTCTATGACCTATAGTTCTGCTTATTTTGAATCTTTGGAAGATAGTTTGGAAGAAGCCCAAACAAGAAAAGTGGATAAACTTTGCCAAAAGTTAAAACTAAATCCTGCAGATCATCTTTTGGAAATTGGAAGTGGTTGGGGATTTTTATCCATTCATGCGGCAAAAAATTACGGATGCCGTGTGACAACCGTTACCTTGTCAGAAGAACAGTATGTTTATGCCAAAGAAAGAATCCAAAAAGAAGGACTTTCTGACAAAATCGAAATTCGAATTGAAGACTACCGAAAGATTGAAGGTCAATTTACTAAAATTGTATCTGTAGAAATGTTAGAAGCAGTAGGTGATGCATATTACGAAACCTTCTTTCAAAAGTGCCAAGACCTTTTGACAAAAGAAGGAATTATGGCCTTACAAGTCATCACTTGTCCTGACTCTAGGTTTACTTCATTCAAAAACGGAATCGATTTCATTCAGAAACATATTTTCCCTGGTTCGTTATTACCATCGATTGGTCGTATGAACCAAGCCATCAATCGCACAGGAGATATGTATTTATTTCACTTGGAAGATATGGGACTAAGTTATGCGAAGACACTTAGACTTTGGTTAAAGGCCTTTGAAGAGAACCTGGCAGAGGTAAGAAACCAAGGGTATAGCGAAACTTTTATTAGAAAATGG is a genomic window of Leptospira bourretii containing:
- a CDS encoding SAM-dependent methyltransferase, encoding MEKSQNQSLLQDTIDSKLFTELKNKSTLEQFPIYRKIFLKAMSSMKRGSLRMIFPNGEQVIIGDVSSSFEPKFHSALIHVKNPVFFKKSVLYGDIGFSESYLTGDWETDSIENVISWFILNVDDSPSLSGAKKKLFHLDLFNLGNKFLHFLRKNTLTGSKKNIVEHYDLGNKFYKLFLDPSMTYSSAYFESLEDSLEEAQTRKVDKLCQKLKLNPADHLLEIGSGWGFLSIHAAKNYGCRVTTVTLSEEQYVYAKERIQKEGLSDKIEIRIEDYRKIEGQFTKIVSVEMLEAVGDAYYETFFQKCQDLLTKEGIMALQVITCPDSRFTSFKNGIDFIQKHIFPGSLLPSIGRMNQAINRTGDMYLFHLEDMGLSYAKTLRLWLKAFEENLAEVRNQGYSETFIRKWRYYLAYCAAAFQMRNISVVQSVYVRPNNLNL